The Cervus canadensis isolate Bull #8, Minnesota chromosome 21, ASM1932006v1, whole genome shotgun sequence genomic interval CAGGGGCTCCCCAGGGGTCACGCACAGAAGAAAGACCATCTGAGGACACAGCGAGAAGGCAGCCACCTGCAGCCGAGGAAAGAGGCCACAGGAAAACCCAGCCTGCcagcaccttggtcttggacttctagcctccatgACAGCAAGAGTAATAAATGCCTCttgttaagccacccagtctgcggAGTTTTGCTGCTGACGCCCTAGCGAATAAATACAGTCACTCCCATCAGGAATCCTCATTCTCTGATTCGTCAGGTCCATCTTCAAGGTTGTTTTTTCAAATCTCATTTTCACACGTATACATGTTCACACCCActtatgttcagttcagtaacaAGGTTGGGTCAGCGCGCGAGATGGGAGGAGGCGGGGGGCCCCTtgctgggggagagggagatgctgggggaagaaaagagagaggaaccgAGGAAAGGCAGGATGGTTCAAGGGCAGGGGCCCGGCAGGGCCAGGGGAAAAGAGGAGGCTGAGAAGGGAGGTGAGGGTGGGCAGAGGTGAGGGGGAGGCCATGGGTCGGGGTCAGGGAGAGGCTAGGAAGCCCTCACCCGAGAATGTCGTCGAGCTCTGCAACCAGCCGCTGATAATTTATGTCCAGTTTCTTCCAAGGCTTGAAGCGCCTCCTCTGACTGTCTACAAActttttccaacagtatttgAATTCTGAGATGAAGAGGAAAGCAGAGCTGTCAGAGCTGGGCCTGCCCTCTGCTGACCCTCTCCCGGTGCCCTGGGCCTTCCTCCCCgctccccaggctcccctcccccgccccccatccctcccctcgcCCAGCCCCCGAGGCCCCCCTGCTCTCACCTCGGTAGGACATAATGTCCACCCTGGCCCCCTGCTGGCTCAGCCCAAGCAGCCCCTGCCTGTACGCCATGTCTTGGAAGTAGTAGAGGCGGGCCGCGAAGATGCTGAGCTTCACATTCCGGTACCTCGCCAGGAAGTTAGCCACCTGCTTCGCGCACTTCACGCAGGGGCTCCACGACATGTACCAGGTGATGTGGTAACACTCGTCAGGGTGCAGCTTCATTTTGCAGAACCAAGTCAGAAAGTGGAGTTCGGTGTGGCAGCGAGTCCCAGCATTGACCTGGGCGAGACAGAGGAGGAAAGCGGGGTTGTTCTTGGCGGCAGAGCGGGCCACGTGCCTGGGGCAGatggtgggggagaggaggggtcAGGGGCTCGTGTCTCAGAGGCAGGTGGCTTCCTAGTTACCCCTTCTTTCcatctgtcccctcccttcttttcttccttagatGTCCCTTCACACAGTCATCCGCTCATCCATTCACTCCAACATCCATCCTCTTAAGCATTCATTCTTCAAGTATCCTGAGTGCCAGCTTTGGGCCAGGTCCTCTTGGGTCCAGCTTGGTTCCCTGGATGCTATCTGCTGGGAGGCTCACAGAACTGCCCTGCACCTCGGGGAGCCCACCAGCCACACACCTCTACACCTGACGTGTGGCTCGAGTGAAGGGAGATGTGTGGCAGGTGTGAAAATACAAAgttcagggccttccctggttgtccagtggctaagtctctgctctcaatgcagggaaccagggtttgatccctgatcagggaactagaccccacaggcCGCAACTAAAacagatcctgtatgctgcaactaaaagaacatgccacaactaaggcctggaacagccaaataaataaatattaaaaataaaaaacacagctCATTTCAGTGACTTAGTatgaacaaaaaaagaatgcCAACTATCTCATGAAGTTTTATATTAGTTATGCattagaaaatacatataaatctATAGCTTAGATATACAGTCAATTCTCTGTATCTGAGGGCTGCTCATCTGCGGATTCAACCAACCACCTATTGAAGTTATTCAGaagaaggaaattccagaaagtttcaaaaggcaaaacttgaatttgcccgACTGGCAACAATTTATACAACAtcttgttcatttgctaagttatatccgactctttatgaccccatggacaacagcactccaggcttccctgtccttcaccatctcccagagtttgctcagactcatgtccattgtgtcggtgatgtcatccaaccagctcatcctctatagttcccttctcctcctgccctcaatctttctcagcatcagggtcttttccagtgagtcggctctttgcatcaagtggccaaagtattggagcttcagcgtcagcctcagtcctttcaatgaatattcaggtttgatttcttttaggattgactggttggatctccttgctgtccaagggactctcaagagtcttctccagcacaattccaaagcatcaatttttggtgctcagccttctttataatccagctctcatatccatacatgactactggaaaaaccgtagttaTTTTAACTATACGGTTAACTATACGGTTAACTAACtttaactatacggacctttgttagcaaagtgatgtctgctttttaatacactgtctaggtttgtcatatgctttcttccaagcagcaagcgtcttttaatttcctggctgcagtcaccatccacactggtttgggagcccaggaaaataaaacctgtcactgtttccactttttccccatctatttgccatcaagtgatgggactggatgccataatcttagttttttgaaagttgagttttaagccagctttttcactctcttctttcacttacatctacattgtatttacaaatatttatgtagcatttacattgtatcagATATCACAAGTAAACTAGAGGTGATCTAAAGCATATGGGAGAAATGTGTGTGGGTTATATGCAAATGCTGTGCCATCTTACATATGGAATTCAGTATCTGCAGATTTTGGAGTTACCAGGGGTCTCAGAACCAACCTCCCGCTCCATATAGAGGGATGACTGCATTGCCCAATACCTTATCAATATTAATTTCATTGGTTTCTCTTAACTTTTTGAATACTGGGTAGTAGAAAAAGTCAGATGACATGTGTGACTCGGATTGTATTTTGATGGGGTAATATTGCTACAGCACAcattcccaccccacccagcccaTGACAGCTGCTCAGGTAAGTTCTGAAAAGGCTGCAGGCGGGTGGGGGACATTTTGCAGGAGTGGTGAGAGGTTGACACAGGAGCCGCAGGGCAGTGGACTTGTTAGGCACTGCTGATGCTGCAGTGGTCATCCAGGAGATCTGGCCATGCACTCAGAGGCAGCTAGGGGGCAGGCAGAATGAAGGGTGTGGGTCTCCCCTGTGAGATCCCAAGCCCTAGGCACAGAAGAGGAATGGGTGTGGCAGGCAAGGCCCTAACCGGCAGAGCAGTTGCTAGGGTCTGATAGGCACTGGAACACAATAGACCAGACTTCCTAAACAGGTccttgttgttgttaagtcactaagttgtgtccgacttttttgtgaccccgtggactgtagcccaccaggctcctctgtccatggaatttccaggcaagaatactggagtgggttgccatttccttctccaggtgatcttcccgacccagggaacgaacccgtgtgtcctgcgtcttctgcactgcaggcagattctttaccacttgagtcatCCAGGAAGCCCCATCACTGCTATATCtgcattcttttatttatctaGGCCCCACCAaactgcttgtgggatcttagttttccatgccccctgcactgggagcactgcatcttaaccattggactgccagggaagtccctataactGCATTTTTTATGAAAACTGGACGCCCTGCAAAAGGAATTTTCCTAATATCTGACATAACACAGTCTGAAAACCAATGAATGACAGTTGTAATTATATCCCCCAGTCATAACTTTGGGAAAACATCTTGTGCAAGGATCCTAAAACTTCAGCAGTTTGCCCATCCACTCCCCGCTCCCGGGCTTTTTCCCCCTTGGTGGGACACAGTGCTGCCTGCACTGCAATTCTAAGGCACCAAATAAATGCAATGAGAGTTTCCTGGGGCCCGTACCTGGTTATGAAAGACCCCCCAGTCGAAGGCAACATATGAGCGGTGTTTCCTTCTTTCCACCCGGTAGCAGATGTAGGAGCAGTTCCGCCCATTGGCGTAGAGCAGGTTGTGAAACTGGAAGTAAAAGGTATCAGGATCTAACCTCCACACGTGGTTCCtgaagcaaaagagagaaaagagaaaatgcagagagctccccgcctccacccccaccccggcatTCCTCCTGGGGTCTCCTGAGCGCAACGCCCTGGCCGCCCTTGGTGCTCTGCTTCCCAGCAACCCTCCTGGGCCTGGGGGATTTCCTGCAGCCTTTGCAGGCAGGAAGGAAGACTGGGGAAGAGGAGATGGTGCTGGGTCAGCAGAGTGGGTGACGTCTCCCCCTGGGGCCCAGGCTCTGCTCCTTCCTATAGCACCCTAatccccactccagttttcctgcctgccgttagtaaaacataaaaaagtaataaaaacctCTCCACTACAAAATAATAGCCTTTGACTCAGTTCCATTCATTCCTGACTTTTCACTTGTGCATttgtttgtattaatttttattggagtaaagttACTTTataacactgtgttagtttctatggtctggcaaagtgaatcagctctacacacacatgcatcccctctttttggatttcctatCCCATCACAGCATACTgattagagttccctgagctatgcagtaggttctcactggttatctattttatacatggtatcaatagttgtttcagttttttaatgtgAGGTTAACACCTAAATTCACCGGCTCAGGCTACTGTTTCAAGTGATTTCTGTATCTGAACTCATCAGCTCCTCCCCAAAATCCCACAGGAGCCAagcccattttatagaggaggaagcGGGGACACAGAGCGGGCAAGTAGCCGGTCCAAGTCACACAGCAGTGAGTGATGGAGCCGGGGCCCTGACCGGACCAGGCCATTTCCAGCTGTGCCATCCTGTGACCTTGCAGCCGTGTAAAGTCTTGGATGTGGCTTTCTTTCCTACTCAGTTTTAAAACAGGAGCATTTCCCCTTATCTTTCCTCGATTCTAGGCTCTCGGTACAGTTATAAACGTGAAGTGTGGTCACCTAGGTTGTGGCCAGGTTGCAAACCATTTAATGGTTTTATTTAAACCAATGGTTGtaaataaaaccatttatttttctgctcggAGCTGAGGTATCCTTGGAAGAGGGGATGTCTCTACTTGCCTCAGAGAAGTATTCTCACACTTAGAGTGGTCTAAACAGTAGAGAAAATGGATCGGAGTGCTGTAAACACGATCCACCAGCTGCTTCAGCCATCCTTTGGCCAAATTCTAAGTGTTCATAGAGGGTGCAGGCGGGAAGGGAACTGGCCCGACAGCATTTCAGGCTGAGAGCTGGGCCAGAGGACCCTTAGAGAGGCGTGGAGGTGTGGGAGGGGCCAGTTCAGAAGCAAGAGGGGGCGCCCCCTCCCCGGAACAGGGCAAAGACTCCAAGTGGGAGAGGAGCCTTTCGGAAAAGGTGccagagggggaaaaaggaaCGGGGCTAGAGCTGCAGACTTCAGGGAGAAGGAGGCTGAGGGACGGGACACAGCCCTAGGGACCTCAGGAGAGGGGGCCCAGTGGCCAGAGCGGGCGGACAGCGGTACCTGATCCAGGGCATCTGGTTGTAGCCCCGGTAGGCTGATTGTAGCCCTGGACTTTGTCTTGAGTGCGGGGGctccatttcctctcccaggACTCTCGGGTAGAAAAACCCCTTATCTGTGAGTGACCTCCCAGGCCGGCTCTGCGGAAGCCCGCCCTCCTTCCTGCTTTGGCAccgggggtgggaggagggcccTTGGGGGGAGGGCCCCGGGGTGCTTTGCTTCCTCAGGCTCAGACCCACCTTCCCCTGGGCCCTCCCTCTTGGCTGAGCTCAGCCTCTGATGGGGCCAGGCCCCTCCATGGGGTAGGACCTGACGTTACtgcaaagggaaagagaaagtaaagatgCCCGAGAGGGGGATGGGCCAGACCCTGGCTGAGGAGAGCAGACCGAGGCCTGctccccctgggggagggcaggctgGATCCCTCTCCACCCTACCCGCTCACCCAGCCCAAGCCTGCACCTAGCTCTACACCTGCCTGTTGAATGAATGGACGCCATGGGGGAGTGTGGCCCTTATGAGGTAGGAGACAAGTGGGCTCCAGGTTGGAAATTTACAATAAGCCACCCttctgtttgcatttcctgagatAAGAGATAGGTGGACTCCAGTTAAGGAATTGACAGGGTCAatagccagtctttgtctcttaCCTCAAAGGAATAATCACGGCAAGGACAACGAAAGGAAAAAACACTGTCTGACAGAGGAGACCCTACACACGTGCAGAAAGTCTCCTTGGAGTCAAGagagaaagtagaaaagaattagtcactcagtcgtgcctgactcttagcgaccccatggacggtagcccgccaggctcctctgtccatggaattctccaggcaagaatactggagtgggttgccatttccttcgccaggagatctttccaacccagggccACCAGGTAAGCCTTGGAATCAAAAGTCAGAGGATAATTCCAGGCCATAatgagtcttgctcctcccagaagccttcacttcaaGATCCAACTTGGCTAGGGTGTGCGTGTGCACCCCAGGGGAGGGTCCCGAGACAAATTAACCAGGGAGGACAAAGTAAGGTGACTGGCTTGATGGAAGACATAGACCCAGAAAACTGCTCTTTTTGAAGGATTTATTATAAAGGATTTAAACTTCCCAAAGGTGCGATTTTCTCTCTCTCCGAGCTCTCCCCTGTGCCTTTCTGaatgtactttttcttttcaataaactttttactttactctttactttctgcctccTTGCCTGAATTCATTCTTGATTAGGCAGGCGAGACTAGAAACCTTAGTCTTACCTGCAGACTcctgtggtccaggggttagggctCCTGGTCTGGGAAATGAAGATCTTGCTTCCAGTTGCCCGTTGCTGCCCTTTTGCTCCTGACCGCATCCAAAATCATTCCTACCTCCAAGTTCCAGCCTGCTTGGGGTtcagaagaacaaatctgactccatgttgaatCTGTTCCTTTAGCTCTGACCTTTGTGCTCTGTGGCCTCTGCTCAGTCATGCTGCTCTGCAGCCTTATAAACCAATGTTGCTTGGAATTTCCCACGGATTCAGGTTCTGGGTCCCAC includes:
- the APOBEC3B gene encoding DNA dC->dU-editing enzyme APOBEC-3B isoform X3, which produces MEPPHSRQSPGLQSAYRGYNQMPWIRNHVWRLDPDTFYFQFHNLLYANGRNCSYICYRVERRKHRSYVAFDWGVFHNQVNAGTRCHTELHFLTWFCKMKLHPDECYHITWYMSWSPCVKCAKQVANFLARYRNVKLSIFAARLYYFQDMAYRQGLLGLSQQGARVDIMSYREFKYCWKKFVDSQRRRFKPWKKLDINYQRLVAELDDILGNTMNLLRETLFKHQFGNQPRVPPPHYRRKTYLCYQLKQRDDSTLDRGCFRNKKQRHAEIRFIDKINSLNLDPRQSYKIICYITWSPCPQCASELVNFIKGKDHLNLQIFASRLYFHWKKPFQKGLQQLQAAGISVAVMTHTEFEDCWEQFVDNQSRPFQPWEKLQQYSASITRRLQRILMAPT
- the APOBEC3B gene encoding DNA dC->dU-editing enzyme APOBEC-3B isoform X2, whose amino-acid sequence is MEPPHSRQSPGLQSAYRGYNQMPWIRNHVWRLDPDTFYFQFHNLLYANGRNCSYICYRVERRKHRSYVAFDWGVFHNQVNAGTRCHTELHFLTWFCKMKLHPDECYHITWYMSWSPCVKCAKQVANFLARYRNVKLSIFAARLYYFQDMAYRQGLLGLSQQGARVDIMSYREFKYCWKKFVDSQRRRFKPWKKLDINYQRLVAELDDILGTVGPAHPSEAELCQEGGPQRRNTMNLLRETLFKHQFGNQPRVPPPHYRRKTYLCYQLKQRDDSTLDRGCFRNKQRHAEIRFIDKINSLNLDPRQSYKIICYITWSPCPQCASELVNFIKGKDHLNLQIFASRLYFHWKKPFQKGLQQLQAAGISVAVMTHTEFEDCWEQFVDNQSRPFQPWEKLQQYSASITRRLQRILMAPT
- the APOBEC3B gene encoding DNA dC->dU-editing enzyme APOBEC-3B isoform X1 — encoded protein: MEPPHSRQSPGLQSAYRGYNQMPWIRNHVWRLDPDTFYFQFHNLLYANGRNCSYICYRVERRKHRSYVAFDWGVFHNQVNAGTRCHTELHFLTWFCKMKLHPDECYHITWYMSWSPCVKCAKQVANFLARYRNVKLSIFAARLYYFQDMAYRQGLLGLSQQGARVDIMSYREFKYCWKKFVDSQRRRFKPWKKLDINYQRLVAELDDILGTVGPAHPSEAELCQEGGPQRRNTMNLLRETLFKHQFGNQPRVPPPHYRRKTYLCYQLKQRDDSTLDRGCFRNKKQRHAEIRFIDKINSLNLDPRQSYKIICYITWSPCPQCASELVNFIKGKDHLNLQIFASRLYFHWKKPFQKGLQQLQAAGISVAVMTHTEFEDCWEQFVDNQSRPFQPWEKLQQYSASITRRLQRILMAPT